One genomic region from Vitreimonas flagellata encodes:
- a CDS encoding GFA family protein, translating into MLEGSCDCGAVRYAVDGALEEMTECNCGICRRSGGLWAYYSPTKVTMTGPTDIYMRGDRMLEMHHCKTCRCLMWWTAVDKSYDRMGVNARMLPLGAWDETPVKKVDGASW; encoded by the coding sequence ATGCTTGAGGGCTCGTGTGATTGCGGCGCGGTGCGATACGCCGTGGACGGCGCGCTGGAAGAGATGACAGAGTGCAATTGCGGCATCTGCCGCCGGTCCGGCGGACTCTGGGCCTATTACTCGCCGACGAAAGTCACGATGACTGGCCCCACCGATATCTACATGCGTGGCGACCGCATGTTGGAAATGCACCACTGCAAAACGTGCCGATGCCTCATGTGGTGGACGGCAGTGGACAAGAGCTATGACCGCATGGGTGTGAACGCACGCATGCTTCCGTTGGGCGCGTGGGATGAGACACCGGTTAAGAAGGTCGACGGCGCGAGTTGGTGA